The following nucleotide sequence is from Mobula birostris isolate sMobBir1 chromosome 15, sMobBir1.hap1, whole genome shotgun sequence.
CGAGAAAGAAATATTCCCCTGATTTATTCTTCCTGGTTTATTTCTGTACGTCAGCATTTTCAGTTAGTTGATTTTCCTCCTCTCGGGACGAATTCCGTTCACATTCGCCGGTAACTGAACCAAAGTCAAGCACGTTGTAGTATATTACAATCACAGTCGTACAGTACAAAATGAGAAGCTTCGGCCCAAAATACCCATGCTAGCTGTGCCTGTCTCCACTAATGCTAGGCCTGGTTACCTGGCTGCCCAAATGCTTCCTTAAGGCAGTGACTGTATCAGATTCCAACACCTTCTCTAGCAGCGCGTTTCCGATATCTGTGTCAAATGCTTTCACCCAAATCCATCGAAAACCCCGCGCTCTCATCTTCGATtgcaggtgtaccgtggagagcgttctaactggtcgcgtcactctctggtatggagaGGACACTGCAGGGGATCAGAAACTACCGgcggaaagttgtaaactcagtcagctccatcatgggctgcAGCCTCCCCGGAATCGAGGACACCTCCAAAAGGCGGTCGCTCAGAaaaacggcatccatcattaaggatgtgtACTGATCGTTAAAGACATCCCAGGACACCCCCAttcctcattcctaccatcagcgaggagctacaggagcctgaagacccattaTAATCATTCAGGAACCGCTATTctcttccgccatcagatttctgaatggactatgaacacacttacactacctcactaattttctcTCTTCTACCAGGACTTACTTAATGgattttaaatatatttccttattgtaatttacagtttttattattatatattgcaatgtacaactgccgcaaaacaacaaatttcacgacacgtgtCAGTGACAAACCCACATGAAAGCTGTTTTTTTGCGCCCACCACAGGAAAAGGATGCTGACGATTTACCTTAACTGTACCTCTTTGCCTAAACACTAGCCCTTACCCTAAGCGAAACCTCCATCAGCCTCCTTAACTCCAGGGTTAACAAGCCCAGCCTGTTCAATCTCTCCGTGTTACCAACGTTCTCCAGTACCTCTCGCACCCTCCCCAACGGAACTACATCCTCCCTCTGGTGTGGTGACCTGAACGACCATATAGAGCCCGTCTGCGATCAACCCAGTGCTTAGTGAAGTTGGAACAACCTCCTACCACAACTTTCTGCCTCCGATCACCGAGAAATTCAGGACAGTTTGTCAGCTCGCCTCGGACTCCGTGCGATTTAACCTTTGTGATCAGTCAattatgcgggaccttgtcaatatttttattaaaatccAGTTAGACGACCTTGATATATCTATAAATAGAATCTGAATATATAATTTATATAAATAAACCTTAATTACCTCGTTAAATATATAAAAACACGTTAGGTAGGCaggaatccacccccccccccccaccaccacacaaagTAATTCGCTGGTCTGGAGTTGGAGCCAGGGCTGAGATGTTCCCTGTTTGGCATTAGATACCCCAGGCCGCTAACTCTTGCCTCTCCCCAGCTGTGAGTGGGGCTTTCCATGACCCTTCTAAGGGGTGAGGGGCGCCGGGGGTTGCGGCGGTGGGTAGGGATCTCCCGCTCTAAAACAAGGTCCGACCTCCACCTCACCGGGCACGTGTAACAGGGAGACACATTTCTGTAGCACCGGTTACAtccctgtctggacacacccagAATTCCAGGGCCAGGGATGGAAATTTTACCCAATATCTGATATTGATCACAGTCAGTAACACCGCCACCCGCACGGATTAAGCCCCGAGAGCAATCTCGGCTCGATACTTTAATGTAAAGTATAACAACGGGAATAAAGTCACAGGCAGTCACAGAAAGTCCTCGGGCCGTGGCCGCACCTCGTGTAGAACAGGACGCGAGTCAAACGAGACGACAGCAGCGCCTCGACGGGCCAAGGGTCTGTGTGACGATACTGTGATCATAAATATAAATTGTCCATTGGGACACAAACATTTTGCtcggttacagagagaaggtggaATAAGATAACGCGAATAAAACTCGGCAACAGACACGTGAAATACGCACAGTCACACAATGACTATAGGATGCCAATACACACGTACTGTATTCAGCACAGGACGGTCCCGTCATGCAGAACAACCACAGCAACGCCACTGCCCCGGTACAAACTCGCCCCGCCCCAGGGGCGATCCAGCCAACATCCCGGATAAGGGATGGTGTACAGCACAGCCACGGTGGGCCGAGCGGCCGGGGACTGACTCGGGAGGTGGTTGTTCTGCGCGGTGGACCCGGGGCCTGTTGAGCAGAAGACTTGTGCTGCACTAGAAGCTGCGGCCGGTCGGCCGGCGGTGTCAGATCCCTGCAAGAAGCCGGACGGGGCTAGTGGCTCCGGGGCAGGACACAGGTGCAGCCCACCGGCACTTCAATGTACTTCAGCTCAAAGCTGTAGCGATCGTCGTGCCCCACGCACGCTTGCCTCTGCAGAACCAACATGCTCTGTTTGAGCAGCACCGAGTTCAGAGCCAGCGTTTCCTCGCCGCTCTCGGCGTCGATGCAGCCTTCACATAGGCACTCAGCGAAAGCCAGCTTCGAGGGGACGCGGTTCTCGTCGTAGTTAATTCTGGAATTGAAAACGGGCGGATATCAATGAGGGGCCGAAGGAGCCCATCGGAGCCGAAACCATCCCAGCCCGTATCCAATACGCAGCGCCAGTTACAGCCGACCCACCCCACCTCCCGTCTCTCACATCGTCCGATCCTCTTTCACCCCACCATTGACTCTTGCCCAGTGCCCAACCCCAATCCCAGTCCCTCCCCGCCCAACACCAGTCCCCATGCCCACACCCACGGTGACCGTCAGGGTGCAGATCCCGTACCTGTACTCCCAGGGAGAGATGGAGCGGTGACTGATTTTGTGGTTGTCAGTTGACTGGTGCCCCATCTTGGGGCAATGTCCATGCCGCCTCTGTTGCCGCTCCAGCTGTTCCACTGGTTTGTCAGAGGGCAAGTGTCCCGGGTTGGCCCTGACCAGCAGTTTCTGCGGCATTTTGCCTAGTTTATCCCACTCCTCCGCGGTGAGACACTGATTGAGATACTCTAGGTTTGGTCGGGCCGTCTGTCCAAGACTCACCCACATGAGTCCGATCATGAGAAGCTGGGGAAGGCGAGGGGTTGGGGGGGAACAGGAGACATGAGGAGGCTGCAGTGATGCCCTAAACTCAAGCAATCCCCGTCCAATTGCCCCTCATCTCGCGCAATCCGCATCGTGCTGTCCCTGAACTCTGCCAATCCCCGTCCCGTTGTAGCTGAGCTCGGCCAATGCTCATCTCGTCGCGTAACCTAATCAATCCTCATCTCTCTCCTCCCTGCCTCTTATTCTCCCCTCCATCCACTCTTTCTCTCCATCCCTGTTCTGTCTCCGTCTGTTTCCTTGCATCACTCCCTCTCCTCCACCGGTCCATCCCCGCTgcctctcccatctcctctccctccATCCGTCCATCCCCCACTCCGTCTCCCGTCCCTTCTCCCTCCATCCGTCCCTTCCCGCCCACTCTACTTCGCTCATCTActtcttcatctcttctacctcttccgtctgtcccccccccccccccccccgggacctGTCTCACCTGCACGGCCCACATCGCTCTCTGGAGTCCGAGCTGCTCTCCTCGCTGCATCCTCCTCTGCGCTCTCCCCAGCTTCGCCGCGCATGGCGTTTTATAGCCGGAGCGCCTGGAAATCCCGTGGAGAAAAATCCTCGCCTCTTCCGCGTTGTTGGGCCGCCCGAGAAACGCAGAACTGAGGAGTGAGGGATTCCTGCCTCGTCACAGGTCCGTTCCCGGGGGAGGTGAGGGCGGGGAGCGAGTAGCCGCGGGTCCGGCCCAGAGACAACAGCtgtaccacagtgggtggggcgGGGAAgcagacaatctgcagatgctggaatacaaagtaacacacagaagatgcaggataaattcagcaggccaggcagcatcaatggataaaaagtcaacagtcgacgtttcgggccgagacctttcatcaagactgtAAGGaacgagagaagtcagaggacGGCTGAGTTCCCGCTGACTTCTCCTCCAGCCCTGAGAaaggtctcggccccaaacgtcgactgtacttttgtccacagatgctgcctggcctgctgagttccaacacCATCCTGCATTACCtttctgtgtgttactttggattaaaatactacagaggctgggggggggggggaacagaaaTTACACAACAGTAGGTGGGGGCAGGAGTTACACTACAGTGGGATGGGGGGCAGGAGTTATAATACATtgggtgggaaggggacaggagtTACAATacagtgggtggggagaggacAAGAGTTATAATACAGTGGGTGGGGGGCAGGATTTATAATACAGAGGGTGGGGGACAGGGGTTTTAGTGCAGTGGGTGGGGGACAGGAGTTATAATACAGTGGATGGGGGGTCAGGATTTATAATACAGTGGATGGGGGGACAGGATTTATAATACAGTGGATGGGGGGACAGGGTTTATAATACAGTGGATGGGGGGGTCAGGATTTATAATACAGTGGCTGGGGGGGTCAGGATTTATAATACAGTGGGTGGGGACAGTCTGCCTCTGAGCTCCAAggacccaagcctcaaggatcccaagccaagctccgaggaccccagcctcaagcctcaagatccccaAGTCAacaccccagcctcaagcctcaggcctcaaaaTTCCcaagccaagaccccagccacgtcctgtcctgaagccatgtcatgtccttgcctcgttctggggtctgagcccaaggcaagacccaggttctgggtccttgtccagtctcgggcttggagtcgaagccttgtctcctagtccatggtttctagtcctggtcccgctttccctggcccaagtctgcattcttgtccctgctcctggcctgtatcctgtcatgtccctactccagtcaagtcctgttcagtgtacttcagtgtctgtgtctcacatttgggtccgttcccagcaccccactgTGACAGAATGAActagccaaccatggacccagcgacacagataCTGGAGATGAACTCTCGCCATCCAGAATTCCCTGATGTTGAAACCTCCCACCCACCCGCCCGAGTCATCCTTAGTCCAGGAGACCCTGTTCGGTCACCCGGAGGCTCCCGTAGAATGcgggggtactgtcatggtccggtccgtgaagtccgcattcctgttcacggtccggtccatgtagtcaggactccgggtcttccagctgtccctcgtttgggtgagttaatcataggcacctgattcccatcttggggcttggaatataagtagccttggggttgagtgtgggctgctggtttgtcttatcAGTTCcctttggagcaacctgctgatggaatgtcagtgaaaccatttgtgatctctaggcctggttggaagaccactgcttcatgcagccttgttgccacttgttggagtagtctttgttgcatggatttggctgtttcctgggccagctgagtggctgtcagccactctgagctatgtagggatctggctgtttctgtagccagctgaggttgctggccgaactgagacttggagctaccccggagcagagatggaactgcgtgttgttctttggtgtttggctcttcttgtccttgcctctgtggggtaagccaggctgttttgcccattgccctgtggggggatctgtcttgtcttgtgcttgcctctgtggggtaaatcAGGCCATTCTGGAATTGCCCTGTGGAGGGTCCTGTCTTGTATTGTCTtatcctcgcctctgtggggtaagtcaggccgtttttctgttgccctgtggggggatctgtccTGTCTTgttcttgcctctgttgggtaagtccagctgttctgctgttacctgacAGAGGGACCTGTCTctccttggtgtggagatgaagttgagtcctagcttgtcttaggataagtcctggctctgtctatgttctgtcctgtctcatgttagtgttgtgttaaagatgagtcctggcttgttgaaggatagtcctggctctatgttgatgttcagttcccagtctgtctctgagctccgaggacccaagcctcgaggatcccgaagCCAAGCTCCGAGgacccaagcctccagcctcaagaccccagtcatatcctgtcctgaagccatgtcatgtccttgcctggttctggggtccgagcctgaggcaagacccaggtactgggtccttgtccagtctctagctCAAAGTCGAGGCCTtgcctcctagtccatggtttctagtcctggtcccactttccctagcccaagtctgcattcttgtccctgctcctggcctgtatcctgtcacgtccctactccagtcaagtcctgttcagtgtacttcagtgtctgtgtctcgtgTTTGGGTCTGTTTCCAGCACCCGACTGTGACAGGACATGAGTTGTAATATAGTGGGTAGGGGGGTACAGGAGTTATAACACAGTGGGTGGGGGTACAGGAGTGATAACACAGTGGGTGGGAACAGGAGTTCTAATACAGTGGGTGGGGGGACATGAGTTCTAATACAGTGGGTGGGGGGACATGAGTTCTAATACAGTGGGTGGGGGGACATGAGTTCTAATACAGTGGGTGGGGGGACATGAGTTCTAATACAGTGGGTGGGGGTACAGGAGTTCTAATACAGTGGGTGGGGGTACAGGAGTGATAACACAGTGGGTGGGGGGACAGGAGTTCTAATACAGTGGGTAGGACAGGGTTTATAATAGAGAGGGTGGGGGACAGGAGTTGTAATACAGTGGGTAGGGGGACAGGAGTTGTAATACAGTGGGTGGGGGGACAGGAGTTGTAATACAGTGGGTGGGGGGACAGGAGTTATAATACAGTGGGTGtattgtagtgataggggacttgataattagaggtacagataggaggttctgtcgTCATGACAGAGAATACagaatggtttgttgcctcctgggtgccagggtcaaggatgtctctgatcgattgcatgacattctgaagtgggagggtgatcagccagatgtcgtggtgcacatcggtaccaatgacatagcaaggaagagtgaagaggtcctggacagtgagtatagacagcttggtaggaagttgaaaagcaggacctcgagggcggtaatctcaggattgctacctgtactacgtgccagtgagggtaggaataggatgctctggtggatgaacaagtggctgaggaactggtgtagggggcaggatttcagatttcaggatcattgggacctcttctgcggCAGGTGGGACCCATACAAGacagacgggttacacttgaactacagggggaccaatatcctttcagggaggtttgttagtgctattggggaggctttaaactagatttgcagggggatgggaaccagggtgccagaactgacagtgtggctgggtgaaaataaatgatgttaaaagttcaagcaaagctgcaaatagaaaggttgtgagtggtggtaaaaatgttgaggtgtatatatttcaatgctaggagcattgcggggaaggcggatgagttgagggcatggattgacacgtggaattatgacgttgtagcaattagtgaaacttggctacaggaggggcaggactggcagcttaatattccagggttctgatgcttcagatgtgatcgaggcagaggaatgaaaggtgggggagtagcattgcttgttagggaaaatattacagcagtgctcaggcaggacagattagagggcttgtctactgagtccttatgggtggagctgagaaacaggaaagatatggccacattagtgggattgtattatagaccacccaatagtcagcgagaattggaggagcaaatctgcagagagatagcaggcaactgcaggaaacataaagttgtggtggtaggggatttttttttttccacattgatttggactcccatactgttaggggtctagatgggttagtgtttgtaaaatgtgttcaggaaagttttctaaatcaatatatagaggtaccaactagaggggatgcaatattagatctcctgttaggaaatgagttaggacaagtgacagaagtctgtgtaggggagcactttggctccagtgatcataacaccattagtttcaacttgaacatggataaagatagatctggtcctagggttgaggttctaaactggaagaaggccaaatttgaagaaatgagaaaagatctaaaaagcgtggattgggacaggttgttctctggcagggatgtgatcagtaagtgggaagccttcaaaggagaaattttgagagtgcagagcttgtatattcctgtcaggattaaaggcaaagtgaataggaataaggaactttggatctcaagggatattgcaactctgataaagaagaagagggagttgtatgacatgtataggaaacagagtaaataaggtgcttgaggagtataaaaagtgcaagaaaatacttaagaaagaaatcaggagggctaaaagaagacatgaggttgccttggcagtcaaagtgaaggataatccaaagagcttctacaggtatattaagaggaaaaggatagtaagggataaaattggtcctcttgaagatcagattggtcggctatgtgcggaaccaaaagaaatgggagagatcttaatgagttttttgcgtctgtatttactaaggaaactggcatgacgTCTATGGAATTgtgggaaacaagtagtgaggtcatggaaactgtacagatcgaaaaggaggaggtgctttctATCTTGAGGCAAACCAAAGTGGATAGATCCTCCGGACCTGatagtgttccctcggaccttgaaggagactggtgttgaaattgcaggggccttggcagatatatttaaaatgtcggtgtctatgggtgaggttctggaggattggagagtggctcatattGTTCtgcttaaaaaaggatcgaaaagtaatccgggaaattataggccggtaagtttggcatcggtagtgggtaagttattggagggagtactaagagacagaatctacaagcatttggatagacagggacttattagggagagtcaacatggctttgtgcgtggtaggtcatgtttgaccaatctattggagttttttgaggaggttaccaggaaagtggatgaagggaaggcagtggatattgtctacatggacttcagtaaggcctttgacaaggtcccgcatgggaggttagttaggaaaattcagtcgctaagtatacatggagaggtggtaaattggattagacattggctcaatggaagaagccagagagtggtggtagacaattgcttctccgagtggaggcctgtgactagtggtgtgccacagggatcagtgctgggtccattgttatttgtcatctatatcaatgatctggatgataatgtggtaaattggatcagcaaatttgctgatgatacaaagattggaggtgtagtggacagagagaaaggttttcaaagcttgcagagggatttggaccagctggaaaaatgggctgaaaatggcagatggagcttaatacagacaaatgtgaggtattgcactttggaaggacaaaccaaggtagaacatacagggtaaatggtaaggcactgaggagtgcagtggaacagagggatctgggaatacagatacaaaattccctaaaagtggtgtcacaggtagatagggttgtaaagagagcttttggtacattggcctttattaatcaaagtattgagtataagagctggaatgttatgatgaggttgtataaggcattggtgaggctgaatctggagtattgtgttcagttttggtcaccaaattacaggaaggatataaataaggttgaaagagtgcagagaaggtttacaaggatgttgccgggacttgagaaactcagttacagagaaaggttgaataggttaggactttattccctggagtgtagaagaatgagggagatttgatagaggtatataaaattatgatgggtatagatagagtgaatgcaagcaggctttttccactgaggaaaggggaggaaaaaaaaccagaggacattggttaagggtgagggggggggaagtttaaagggaacattagtgggggcttcctcacacagtggtgggagtatggaatgagctgccagatgaggtggtaaatgtgggttttttaacatttaagaataaattggacagatacatggatgggaggtgtatggagggatatagtctgtgtgcaggtcagtgggactagacagaaaatgattcggcacaaccaagaagggccaaaggacctgtttctgtgcggtagtTTTTCTGATTTCAATGGTTTCTATGGGTGGGGGGGTCAGGAGTAATAATACAGTGGGTAGGGGACAGGAGTTATAATACTTTGGGTGGGGACAGGGGTCATAATACAGTGGGTGGGGGGGACAGGAGTTACAATATAGTGGGTGGGGGCAGGAGTTATAGTGCAGTGGGTGAGGACAGGAGTTGTAATACAGTGGGTGGGGGGACAGGAGTTATAATACAGTGGGAGGGGGGAAAGCAGTTATAATACCGTGGGTGGGGACAGGGGTTATAGTACAGTTGGTGGGGGAGAGGAGTAATAATAGTGGGTTGGGAGGACAGGAATTATAATACAGTTGGGGGGGCAGGAGTTGTAATGCAGTGGGTGGGGACAGGAGTTGTAATACAGTGGGTGGGGGGACAGGAGTTATAGTGCAGTGGGTGGGGGGACAGGAGTTGTAATACAGTGGGTGTGGGACAGGAGTTATAATACTTTGGGGGGACAGGAGTTATAATAGAGTGGGTGGggctgttcccaatttatgcttccaagttcctggctGATAACCTCTTATTTCTCCTTAT
It contains:
- the LOC140210341 gene encoding interleukin-17C-like — encoded protein: MQRGEQLGLQRAMWAVQLLMIGLMWVSLGQTARPNLEYLNQCLTAEEWDKLGKMPQKLLVRANPGHLPSDKPVEQLERQQRRHGHCPKMGHQSTDNHKISHRSISPWEYRINYDENRVPSKLAFAECLCEGCIDAESGEETLALNSVLLKQSMLVLQRQACVGHDDRYSFELKYIEVPVGCTCVLPRSH